A window of Ptychodera flava strain L36383 chromosome 1, AS_Pfla_20210202, whole genome shotgun sequence contains these coding sequences:
- the LOC139134562 gene encoding insulin-like growth factor-binding protein complex acid labile subunit, with translation MVGCTTVSVALFIVLLNINAAVSCPSVCSCRSNDYVDCGRISLTVIPTGIPAETVTLDLGHNSITSLQKQALSSLTLLKDLYLRYNAISVISYRAFHGLTSLEALHLRYNNITTLPSDVFNALSSLKYLTLDNNKISTLPSGIFAGLTSLSSLRLQNNELTTVAKFANLPQLTELDLGNNCITALQDGVFERLPKLRDLNLENACIEYIFPSAFRGLTNLRYLYLRNNINLTTLPITMFDEVGNLTNLQLQRNAIMSLLPNQFSRLSRLTRLHLYNNNITALSLGAFGGLSSLLSLYLDNNRISTLPPGIFSGLISLRHLGLNDNNITTLSSDAFSGLPGLKYLYLYNNKISTLPSGIFSGLTSLKSLELQNNEITTVSKFANLPQLTKLHLGNNCITALQDGVFEELMRLSLLYLESTCIENISPSAFRGLTNLRSLYLSNKSNLTTLPITMFDEVGNLTTLQLESNAITSLLPNQFSRLSRLTRLHLDNNNITVLSLGAFNGLSSLLSLYLENNRISTLPSGIFSGLNSLRRLSINNNEIATLSSNVFHGLSHLKYLDLWDNKIPTLQSGIFSGLNSLTSLDLLNNDITTLSSDAFNGLSSLQYLYLYNNKISTLPSGIFSGLTSLSSLRLQNNELTTVEKFANLPQLTRLDLGNNCITALQDGVFEGLMKLSILDLESTCIEYISPSAFRGLTNLRYLYLSNNINLTTLPITTFDEVGNLTTLQLESNAITSLLPNQFSRLSRLTLLYLKNNNITALSLGAFNGLSSLQYLYLNNKISTFGEQQDINITTRNFL, from the coding sequence ATGGTTGGATGCACAACTGTATCGGTGGCGCTCTTCATAGTACTTCTGAACATCAATGCAGCCGTGAGTTGTCCTTCAGTGTGCAGCTGTCGGTCGAATGACTACGTCGATTGTGGGCGAATATCCTTGACAGTGATACCCACAGGTATTCCAGCTGAAACAGTCACCCTTGACCTTGGTCATAATAGCATAACGTCACTTCAAAAACAAGCGCTTAGTTCCCTGACACTGCTGAAGGACTTGTACCTCAGATATAACGCCATTTCGGTCATATCGTACAGGGCATTCCATGGACTGACCAGTCTAGAGGCGTTACACCTTCGCTACAATAACATAACGACACTGCCATCTGACGTCTTCAATGCTTTGTCTAGTTTAAAGTATCTGACTTTGGACAACAACAAGATATCAACTTTACCATCAGGAATCTTCGCTGGCTTAACTTCGCTATCGAGTTTACGATTACAAAACAATGAACTCACAACAGTAGCCAAATTTGCCAACTTACCACAGCTTACTGAATTGGACCTTGGGAATAACTGCATCACTGCATTGCAAGATGGAGTGTTTGAAAGATTACCGAAGCTACGAGATCTTAACCTGGAAAATGCTTGCATCGAATATATATTTCCTTCCGCATTCCGGGGACTGACTAATCTCAGATATTTGTATCTTCGCAACAACATTAATCTGACAACGCTACCTATAACGATGTTTGACGAAGTTGGAAACTTGACAAATCTGCAACTTCAACGGAATGCTATAATGtcactcttaccaaatcagttCAGTCGCTTGTCTCGCTTAACACGACTTCACCTCTATAACAATAACATCACAGCATTGTCATTAGGGGCCTTCGGTGGTTTGTCTAGTTTACTAAGTCTGTATTTGGACAATAACAGGATATCAACATTACCACCAGGAATCTTCTCTGGCTTGATATCGTTAAGACATCTTGGTCTCAATGATAATAACATCACAACATTGTCATCTGACGCGTTCAGTGGTTTGCCTGGCTTAAAGTATCTGTATTTGTACAACAACAAGATATCAACATTACCATCAGGAATCTTCTCTGGTTTAACTTCTTTAAAGAGTTTAGAAttacaaaacaatgaaatcacaaCAGTTTCCAAATTCGCTAACTTACCACAGCTTACTAAATTGCACCTTGGGAATAACTGCATTACTGCATTGCAAGATGGGGTGTTTGAAGAATTAATGAGGCTAAGTCTTCTTTACCTGGAAAGCACTTGCATCGAAAATATATCCCCTTCCGCATTCCGGGGATTGACTAATCTCAGATCTTTGTATCTTAGCAACAAAAGTAATCTGACAACGCTTCCTATCACGATGTTTGATGAAGTTGGAAACTTGACAACTCTGCAACTTGAATCGAATGCTATAACGtcactcttaccaaatcagttCAGTCGCTTGTCTCGCTTAACACGACTTCACCTCGATAACAATAACATCACAGTATTGTCATTAGGGGCCTTCAATGGTTTGTCTAGTTTACTAAGTCTGTATTTGGAAAATAACAGGATATCAACATTACCATCAGGAATCTTCTCTGGCTTAAATTCGTTGAGACGGCTATCtatcaataacaatgaaatCGCGACACTGTCATCTAACGTCTTTCATGGTCTGTCCCACTTAAAGTATCTGGATTTGTGGGACAACAAAATACCGACATTACAATCAGGAATCTTTTCTGGCTTAAATTCACTTACATCTCTTGATCTCTTAAACAATGACATCACAACATTGTCATCTGACGCCTTCAATGGTTTGTCTagtttacagtatctgtatttgtaCAACAACAAGATATCGACATTACCATCAGGAATTTTCTCTGGTTTAACATCGTTATCGAGTTTACGATTACAAAATAATGAACTCACAACAGTTGAAAAATTTGCCAACTTACCACAGCTTACTAGATTGGACCTTGGGAATAACTGCATTACTGCATTGCAAGATGGGGTGTTTGAAGGATTAATGAAGCTAAGCATTCTTGACCTGGAAAGCACTTGCATCGAATATATATCCCCTTCCGCATTCCGGGGATTGACTAATCTCAGATATTTGTATCTTAGCAACAACATTAATCTGACAACGCTACCTATCACAACGTTTGATGAAGTTGGAAACTTGACAACTCTGCAACTTGAATCGAATGCTATAACGtcactcttaccaaatcagttCAGTCGCTTGTCTCGCTTAACACTACTTTACCTAAAAAACAATAACATCACAGCATTGTCATTGGGCGCCTTCAATGGTTTGTCTagtttacagtatctgtatttgaaCAACAAGATATCAACATTTGGAGAACAACAAGATATCAACATTACCACCAGGAATTTTCTCTGA